Genomic window (Peromyscus leucopus breed LL Stock chromosome 15, UCI_PerLeu_2.1, whole genome shotgun sequence):
TCTAACACTATGTGACTGACAGGTAAAATTGTTATCATCCTCCGGTAAAGGGCCTAGCAGAAGGAGAGCCATCTCCTTTTGCAGAACTCTTGCTAATGTCTCACTTTCTCTTAGGTATGCTGGTGAAGCTACTTTCCCTAGGGGCCTagcccctcccacacccccaccaTGGAAGTGTAGACACAAGCTATAGTAGTGTGCACAGGGTTCATCCTTGATGCAGGTTCTCTCCCCAGGCTACTGGCAGGAGCAGGATTTGGAGCTGGGAACTCTGGCTCCACTGGACGAGGCCCTCAGCTCCACAGTCTGGAGCAGCCCTGACATGCTGGCCAGTCAAGGTGAGAAACCAGGCCCTTCCTCTCAATGTTCATCCTCACATCATCTCCCACTCATGGTACACCACCCCATGTTCTCACTCCACTCATTACCGCACAGCTTTCTCCTTCCCATTCGACATTTAGTTCTTAGTcctgcactaccaccaccaccacattgcCATGCACCAACTCCCTCCCTCACTCTGGTACAGAGACCTCTGTAACCCTACACCTCTTTCCAAAAATAAAGATGCCTTCAGAGGAGTGGATTACTCAAAACAAAGAGGTCTTGGAGAGGCATTGTCAAAGAGGAATTCTTCAAAGGAGACAAGGACAGAGGGATGAGGGGTTGGAAATTGATATATGTCTATTGCAAATGAAGGGCCTCAGCCACCTTCCATTGAGAAAATTTCACTTCCATATTTGCTCAGTGGCTACACAATAATCTCAAAGTCCAATCATAGCCTTGACTCTCCTTTCAGAGGATCACTTTAGGAAGAACTCCAGTGACAACAGCTCTGTGTTGGGGACAGAACCGAGTTACAGTGTTGAGAACTAGCGGGCTGATCTTAGGTGTCACTTCGCCCCTATTGCCTCACTGCCTGTGCCTATGAGATGAGGGAATTGGATTCCTGGCCCCAGTGAGCTCCCTCACTTCCAGCTTTTACAATTCTAGGCAGTACTAACCATCAGGCTTCATACTCCAGTTTGGAAACTACCAGTCCTTAATGGTGTGTCTTGCTTGGCATAATTTCCAACATGCCTTTCCTCCTTAGGGCCTTCTCTCTGCTAAGATCACTCAGGGTGTCTTTTCAAGTCAGGTGActagaaaagtaagaaagaagcAGGCAGGTGGGGTCTGTGAGTCTGTGACAAAGGGAGCAGCTGATTGTTTTTCTAGCGCCCTGTGGAGAATGTGCTAAGCATGTTTCCTGGTTTCCTGTTGAGCCGTGGACATTGCTGGTTGAGGAATTCTGTGTCATCGAGCAGACTTTTGGATGTTCCTGAAGCAGAGAAGGGAGATGATTATTTCAGATTAGTTCTGAGGAGGTCACTGCTGTTGGGTCACTAAAAGAGATTCTGAAGATGAGAGAATCAATATTAGGAATCAGAATCCATGCTGTGGGAACTTAGCACAACGTGTGGTGGGGGAAACAGATGTCGGTATTGGAGAGGTTCACAGCTAGGCCTGAGGAAAAGGTTCATTTGGCATTCAATTGATTTGTCCAAAAGATATCTggatttcttcctcccttctttctttccttccttccttccatccttctctctatctatctcttcatctacttatctatctttctatctatctatctatctatctatctatctatctatctatctatctatgtgtgcatgtgtgtgtgagagagagcgagagtgtttgtgtgtgaatgtgtgtgtgtatgtgtgtgtgtgtgtgtgtgtgtgtgtgtgtgttatttttgatGGGTGTGTGCAGcctaagttggcctcaaactcaaactcagtATATAGACAAGGATAACCTACAATTTTTGTTCcatctgtctctacttcctgagtaaTGGGATAACTTATTTTCTCCATCACAGCCAGTCATTACGGTGCTGTGGAGATCCAGTCTagggcttcctgaatgctaggcaaggactctatcaactgagcttgtgttttgtttaatttctctAAGGAGAGAGGAGTTAGAAAATATGCTTTCAGCACATTGAGGGGGAAACTTCAGTCTTTTACTCTTTAAATAATATCAGGGTGGTGACTTGGGTTTGTATTTTGGGGAGACAGGAAGACTACcaggatagagaaaaaagaatTGGATGTGGttgtgcatgcttataatcccagcacttagaaagcagGGGCAAAAGGACTTTGATAGGACTTTGATAAATTCAAGACCATCATGAATACATAgtaagtaccaggccagccaggactgtttagtaagaccttgtctcaacagcAGCTACAACaactaataataatagtaaaaactgATGATGGATTTGATGATTGGATTGAAGTTattgctagaaaaaaaatttaaagtactctaaaatgtttctgttcttaatttctattttgtttattttgctctttttgtATAGATGTTATAGATGAATGGGCACACCAAGAGCTGGTTTAGGCTTTTCCCCATTTCAGTTTTTGATCAGTAGTCATAATTGCCCATAATGGTTTTGTTCTTACAATAGGTGACAGGAAGGTAACACATAGGGTGgcagatatgtatgtgtgttctcaaCCATGAGTGGTAGAACCATATCTAAAAAGACACATGTGGAGTAGTATATTTAGATCGGGTGCCTTTATCCTTTTAGTGTTTGTGACCCTGACCGTTCATCCAACATTCAATAAATGATGCTTTCTGTGTATCCAAAGTGAGAGAAGATCAGGTCTGTCTCCCCTCTACTGCCACAACCACCTCTCTGTCCTTCACTTATGAAGCTTCAAGAGTATACAGAGACCAGAACCTTGAATAGCCTGAATTAGATGGAATGGAATGTGGCCCAGTAATGGGTAGACAGACATCCTCAGCAATCCTCATGAAACTAATCATACTCTACCCCTGCAGATAGCCAGCCCTGGACATCTGATGAAACTGTGGTGGCTGGTGGCACCGTGGTGCTCAAGTGTCAAGTGAAAGACCATGAAGACTCCTCCCTGCAGTGGTCTAATCCTGCCCAGCAGACTCTATACTTTGGGGAGAAGAGAGGTAGTGTCTCATGAGTGACCTTTCTCCATGGGAATCATGGGCTAGGAGAAAGGGACAGCAGAGGCTGAGGGGAATTGTCTTTGTAGTCCAGAGGCTGAGAAACACAAGGTATGTTATTTGAAAATGCAATCAACTGTGGGCTCCTCATTTGTTTACAGAGAAAAATCAGCACTACAGCTCTGACCTTAGCCACGTGTAGTCTTATCGGTCTTATAGTCTTATAAGGTCCTGGAGTAGTATCACCCTGAAGAAGCCTTATGAAAGCTGATACCAGACAGCCCCAGGCCTTCCTAAGTAATTACACATGATACAGACTATACTGGCCTATTAAGCTACTGTGTCCAGTGACTCATGAAAGTCACTGAATGAATCTTTCCTAATTtaggagggtttttgttttggtttggtttggtttggtttggtttgtcctCCACCCACACCACTCTGCTCATCCCTTCCTCTCAATGATGGTAGCCCAGGAATGGAAGGTAAACATGTAAGGAAGGTCCTTGTAGAATCCTGACTCTCAGTTCTGATTTCCCCAGCCCTTCGAGATAACCGGATTCAGCTGGTTAGCTCCACTCCCCATGAGCTCAGTATCAGCATCAGCAACGTGGCGCTGGCAGATGAGGGGGAGTACACATGCTCCATCTTCACCATGCCTGTGCGAACCGCCAAGTCCCTCGTCACTGTGCTCGGTGAGGCTCCCAGACCTCTGTGTGCCCACAGCATGCTGCTCTGCAAACAAGTCTCCCTCAGTTGGTCCCCAGAGCTTCCCAGAACCAGGCAGGCCGCCAATAATATCAGAAAAGTTCTGCACATTTCCCCTTAAATACAAGGAAAGCGGAGTTCTGATCTGCTGTACTTACTGTTTGATCTGGACTAAATCTCTTTAAGCATAAACTTCATAATTTATAGCAAAGAACGGCCATTCCATTTCACTCCAAAAGTTATATGTGGAAATGCAAGATCTATATAAACTGTCTAATTCTAATTTCCAAGAAAAGGTCTTCAGTTGTTTGAATACAGTTATCTTCATCCTATATTCTAATTCCCATCTCCACTCTCTTGAGCCTTTCACTGTGTATCTGCATGGCCACCTAACTGGACGCTGGGGTATCCATTCTCTATCATGCTTTAGGCACTGCATCCCGCTCCTCCTACActatccttcttcctccccttagTCTTCCCATCTCGTCCTCAGGAAGTAGATCCAGGAGAATGTTGATCCTTCATGCTTCCACCCATCTTTCTAAACCAAAATAGAGCTCAGATATCCTGTCCCTCGTAGAGGACATGTCTACAGGGAGAGCTTGAAGTGTGATTTCACGGTGCCTCTCCTTCCTATCCTGGCCATCCCCTCTCTATGGCAGGAATCCCACAGAAGCCCATAATCACTGGTTATAAGTCATCCTTACGGGAAAAGGAGACAGCCACTCTAAACTGTCAGTCTTCTGGGAGCAAACCTGCAGCCCAGCTCACCTGGAGGAAAGGTGACCAAGAACTCCACGGTGAGTAGCTCCTGCCATGGGGTAACAGGAGTGAGGTGGTGCAGGGAAggggtgtaggtgtgtgtgtgtgtgtgtgtgtgtgtgtgtgtgtgtgtgtgtgtgtgtgaagtatgtcTATATAGGGCACATAAGAAACAGtggagatgaagaaaatgaatgacaGATACATTGTGGACACGTATATGTCAGGGTCTACATTCTCTTTATACATTCATATCCATTtcaaaaattttctaaatttgtCCAAGATAGAATCTGTGGAGCCCAGACTATCTGTATGTTAAGATACAGTCTGTCTGTATATACTGACAGggtgtctcctgtgtgtgtgtgtgtgtgtgtgtgtgtgtgtgtgtgtgtgtgtgttctgtctatCTCTTTCTGCATTCCAGGAGAACAAACACGCGTCCAGGAAGATCCCAATGGAAAAACCTTCACTGTGAGCAGCTCAGTGTCATTCCAGGTTACCCGGGAGGATGATGGCGCAAGCATCGTGTGCTCTGTGAACCATGAATCTCTAAAGGGAGCTGACAGATCCACCTCTCAGCGCATTGAAGTTTTATGTATGTCATGGGCTTTGGGGTGAGAAGGACCAGATTTGAGGTAGGgagtaaggaaaagaaaagtgttgCTGGCTACACATGAGGCAACATGCACAGTTGAAGTAGCAaggcttgagaaaaaaaaatgccctgtgGTAAACATTACAGGCTTTGTCTCAGTGAGTTGACTCTGCTTGTGCTGCGGGAGAGCAGCCACAGACAGAGGGTAAACAAATGAGTTGGGCTacattccaataaaactttatttacaaaagctCGCAGCTGGCAAGGATTTGGCCCATGGGCCAAGTTTACCAGCCCTTGGGCTACACTTGTGAAATGGAACTAGGCTGTAACCTATGGTGGTAAGTATAGCAAACCCAGAGTCTTGGGATGTAGCTACTACTCTGTACTCCACTACATGCTGGTTGTGTGGCGTGAAGACAGCTCTCCCCTGCTGATCTTGGTTGTTTCTTGGTGAAATGAGAGAGGTGAGCATGGCCATCATGACGGCCTCTTATCACTCTAACATTCTATGACACAAGAGGTGTGGGTGGAAGAGAAGCCCAATTCTCTCCAGTGTTGAAACGTTCCAAGGACTTTCTTCTCCCAGTCATTTCTCTATTTGCCCCAGTTTCATGCTTTTACTCGGGATTCCGATCTAAAGTGGCCAGTTGTCAAAATTGCTGTTCACACTTCTGCCACACCTCTTCATCCTCTTCGTGGACTCTGCCTTTATAGTACCCATAGGGAATGTCTGAAGAAGCTGGAATATTTGCAGATTTTCATCTGAGGAAATCTGGAAACTTTTCAAAGCAACTCTCCTGtatggaaaggaaaaggaataatTGAAGTGTAGAAGCTGAGTATGGAGGCGTGTACAACAATGCATTTCTTTTCCTAATTTACCAAAAGGTTGGGGAATTTTCAAAAATAGCTAGAGCTTTTAATCTCCTTATGGAAGACACAAGCTGATTAATTTCCTAACTTCAGTGCCATTTAACCAGTGGCTAGACCCTTCATTCAGACTTTAACATTAGTTAATTTTGGACAGAACCATAGTCCATTTGGATGACACTCAATGGACAGGCAGATGACTAGCCTTCTAGCCAGTACTGACACCTACTAGCTGTATGGCCTTGACCAAAGCATTTAATCTCGCTGTGAATCTAGCTTCCTATCCTGAAATACACTGAGAATGAATGGAATAATATACAAGAAAGAACTCTACAAACTTCCAAGTTCTAAACTGCTATAAAGTACCTCTGTGTTTACTAGTTCcaagtgtgaggccctgggcGTTGGGCAGTTCTCTTGAGCCCTGGTTCCCAGCCATAACCAAAGAGTACTTAAAGTCCCCAGAGTCCTCTCTTAGATACCAGGCCACTTGGCTATTGCTCTGCAAGGGTTCCCTTTAGCCTGTGATCAGCAGTTAGCCAACAAATGCTCCATTCCAGGTGCTATGCTAGAGATCTCTTTAGCTGTGAAGCCTCAGGATGCCCGCTTCTCTCACCTGACCTGGCTCTCCTTGCCCTGTATGATTTAACTGAAGCATGTTCATTAACTGCTTACTAAGGTTGGCTCTGTCCTTAGGGATAGTGCATCCTCTTTTATCTGTGGTTCCAAACCAGCATCTGCTCACATTGTTCTAAGCCGCCATCTGGACCCAGCCTCCTAAGCAGCCTTTTGGCATCAGTGACAGATGTCATTATTTCCTCACAGAGCCATCCATATTGTctcaggcctttttttttttttccagccaaaATCTGACCCCCGCCCCTTGCTGTTTCTATGTTCTCCGTCCATGTTTGGACTGGCCATTCAAAGGGATGTTTTGTGTTCACGCATGGCTTTCGCTCCTAAGCTCCCTCGCAGAGCAGACAGAATGGAGAGGTTACGACTCAGTCAGTGTCaagttcactttttttgttccattAAAGATATGTATTAGGTACTGTCTATGTGCCAGGCAGTTTGCTAGGCATGAATAAACCATGGGTTCTCCTCGACTGCTAAGACATCTTGTAGGCCCCACCCAGGACAGGCCTGCTGGAAGGCCATCACTCAGAGGTTGAGATACACCAGGTTGCTCTCAGTCAGGGGCACTCATAGTCTGTGTCCACAAGAGCCAAGAGGAAAAAGGGCTTGTTCACAGCCTCTCAGACTTCTGAGACTTCGGGAGATAGAATCTATAGCATGTAACTAGATGATTTCAAGGTTTTAGGGATCTCCTATGCAGAGTGGGGAGTGGGGTGCTGACATCATGTACTTCTCCGCAGACACGCCGACAGCCATGATTAGGCCAGAACCTGCACATCCCCGTGAAGGCCAGAAGCTGTTGTTACATTGTGAGGGGCGTGGCAATCCAGTGTAAGAAGAGCAGACTGCAGTCTCTGATACCCCTCTACACTCTCAGATAACCCCCCACCCCTGGGTACCCGCCCAGCCATACCTCCTACTCCCCTAACTGTACAACAgcacctctcctttctttctactGCAAAGCAGCAGAAATGAGGTTGGAACACTCCCTAGTTCAGCTCCTTTGGTTCCCCTAAGGAACAAAGTTACAGTAAGATATGGATCAAAACATCTCTACCTTCTTTAAATTGTACCTAAGACTgatacccccccaccccccaccaataCCCACCCTGTGGCCCATTCAGCATCTTAAGCTTCACCATGCAGTTTCTGACTTCCCTGTTcccagtttgtttttaattcctctAGCCCTTTGGTCCAGGCCATCCTGAACACTTCTCATCTTTCCATCTCAACAGCCCCCAGCAGTACCTGTGGGTAAAGGAAGGCAGCGAGCCACCCCTGAAGATGACCCAAGA
Coding sequences:
- the Cadm3 gene encoding cell adhesion molecule 3 isoform X1, with product MGAPSALPLLLLLACSWAPGGANLSQDGYWQEQDLELGTLAPLDEALSSTVWSSPDMLASQDSQPWTSDETVVAGGTVVLKCQVKDHEDSSLQWSNPAQQTLYFGEKRALRDNRIQLVSSTPHELSISISNVALADEGEYTCSIFTMPVRTAKSLVTVLGIPQKPIITGYKSSLREKETATLNCQSSGSKPAAQLTWRKGDQELHGEQTRVQEDPNGKTFTVSSSVSFQVTREDDGASIVCSVNHESLKGADRSTSQRIEVLYTPTAMIRPEPAHPREGQKLLLHCEGRGNPVPQQYLWVKEGSEPPLKMTQESALIFPFLNKSDSGTYGCTATSNMGSYTAYFTLNVNDPSPVPSSSSTYHAIIGGIVAFIVFLLLILLIFLGHYLIRHKGTYLTHEAKGSDDAPDADTAIINAEGGQSGGDDKKEYFI
- the Cadm3 gene encoding cell adhesion molecule 3 isoform X2 produces the protein MGAPSALPLLLLLACSWAPGGANLSQDDSQPWTSDETVVAGGTVVLKCQVKDHEDSSLQWSNPAQQTLYFGEKRALRDNRIQLVSSTPHELSISISNVALADEGEYTCSIFTMPVRTAKSLVTVLGIPQKPIITGYKSSLREKETATLNCQSSGSKPAAQLTWRKGDQELHGEQTRVQEDPNGKTFTVSSSVSFQVTREDDGASIVCSVNHESLKGADRSTSQRIEVLYTPTAMIRPEPAHPREGQKLLLHCEGRGNPVPQQYLWVKEGSEPPLKMTQESALIFPFLNKSDSGTYGCTATSNMGSYTAYFTLNVNDPSPVPSSSSTYHAIIGGIVAFIVFLLLILLIFLGHYLIRHKGTYLTHEAKGSDDAPDADTAIINAEGGQSGGDDKKEYFI